A genomic window from Triticum urartu cultivar G1812 chromosome 7, Tu2.1, whole genome shotgun sequence includes:
- the LOC125525370 gene encoding thiosulfate sulfurtransferase 18-like produces the protein MAPPPHENEMTRSESAPATAVKTVDVQTAATPAVGVTPVDVQTAATPAVRVTTVDVQTAARELQEQQDGMMYLDVRTEEEMGKGHIGGSLNVPYFFVTPQGTREKNPRFVEQVASLYTTEQHILVGCQSGKRSELACVDLLAAGFMNVKNVGGGYAAWLHNGLPVTVAVPTPPPTPESAAAI, from the exons ATGGCACCTCCTCCCCACGAGAACGAGATGACCAG GTCGGAGTCGGCACCGGCCACGGCGGTGAAGACGGTGGACGTGCAAACGGCGGCGACACCAGCCGTGGGGGTGACGCCGGTGGACGTGCAGACGGCGGCGACACCGGCCGTGAGGGTGACGACGGTGGACGTGCAGACGGCGGCGAGGGAGCTTCAGGAGCAGCAGGACGGCATGATGTACCTGGACGTGAGGACGGAGGAGGAGATGGGGAAGGGCCACATCGGCGGCTCCCTCAACGTCCCCTACTTCTTCGTCACACCACAAG GGACCCGGGAGAAGAACCCACGGTTCGTGGAGCAGGTCGCCTCGCTCTACACCACAGAGCAACACATACTTGTC GGGTGCCAGAGCGGCAAGAGGTCAGAGCTGGCATGCGTTGATCTCCTAGCAGCA GGGTTCATGAATGTGAAGAACGTGGGAGGCGGCTACGCTGCTTGGCTGCACAACGGACTCCCAGTGACAGTGGCAGTCCCCACGCCGCCACCAACACCTGAATCTGCTGCAGCAATCTGA